TGGTAAATAACGTTTCTGATTCGGTCAGTCAAGTTACCGGGCTACAGCCCAAAGCTGAAATTAAGTCACTGGACTTCTACTACAGCTCAGCCCATATTCTGAAGAATATCAATCTGCCGGTCTACGAAAACCAAGTAACGGCACTCATTGGGCCATCAGGCTGTGGTAAAACAACACTGCTGCGCTGCCTCAACCGGATGCATGACCTGTATCCAGGCAACCGTTACAGTGGCGAGATTATATTACAACCCGATGGGGTTAACATCTTAGACCGAAAAGTGGATCCGATCGAAGTACGAATGCGGATTAGTATGGTGTTTCAGCGTCCGAACCCATTTCCTAAATCTATCTATGAAAACGTGGCCTATGGCTTAAAGGTGCAGGGTTACAGTGGACGCAGCTTCCTAGATGACAAAGTGGAAAAAGCCCTACGCGATGCTGCCCTTTGGGATGAAGTCAAAGATCGCC
The sequence above is a segment of the Cyanobacteriota bacterium genome. Coding sequences within it:
- a CDS encoding ATP-binding cassette domain-containing protein: MVNNVSDSVSQVTGLQPKAEIKSLDFYYSSAHILKNINLPVYENQVTALIGPSGCGKTTLLRCLNRMHDLYPGNRYSGEIILQPDGVNILDRKVDPIEVRMRISMVFQRPNPFPKSIYENVAYGLKVQGYSGRSFLDDKVEKALRDAALWDEVKDR